One part of the Alosa alosa isolate M-15738 ecotype Scorff River chromosome 4, AALO_Geno_1.1, whole genome shotgun sequence genome encodes these proteins:
- the LOC125293665 gene encoding adrenodoxin-like encodes MSSASTRVLSFAQNFWPLWLASTLPATTRNVPSLVRPLHKLNTSSRSLTTVCSLRSEQKINITFVYRDGERVEVQGRDGDTLLNVVVDHKLKIEGFGACEGTLACSTCHVILDESNYNKLGIVSDEEMDLLDLAFGLTETSRLGCQICLSNHLHGMVVRVPDSVNDIRQTDGAGPSS; translated from the exons ATGTCCTCTGCTTCCACAAGAGTATTGTCCTTCGCCCAGAATTTTTGGCCCCTTTGGTTAGCCTCAACACTGCCTGCAACCACTAGAAATGTGCCATCGCTTGTCCGTCCACTGCATAAACTGAACACCAGCTCTCGCAGCCTAACAACTGTATGCTCTCTGAG gtctgaacagaaaataaacattacatttgtaTACCGTGATGGAGAAAGGGTTGAAGTCCAAGGTCGTGATGGAGACACACTTCTAAATGTTGTTGTTGATCACAAACTGAAAATCGAAGGTTTTG gTGCATGTGAGGGAACACTGGCCTGCTCCACATGTCATGTCATCCTTGACGAATCCAACTACAATAAGCTGGGCATTGTCTCAGACGAGGAGATGGACCTACTGGACCTGGCCTTTGGACTCACAGAAAC GTCTCGTCTGGGTTGCCAGATCTGCCTGTCTAATCACCTGCATGGGATGGTGGTGCGTGTTCCTGATAGCGTGAATGATATTCGGCAGACAGATGGTGCTGGCCCCTCCTCCTGA